One genomic window of Burkholderia diffusa includes the following:
- a CDS encoding amidase, with protein sequence MHSDYLAHDAIGLATLVRERHASPRELLDAAIGQAEAVNGAINAIVLQDYDDARKRAESATDTGTDAPFAGVPYLVKDLGAAVAGLPLSMGSRHYRYFVPADDSPVIARSRAAGLNVFGKTNTSEIGQMPYTEPELFGACRNPWNLDHTPGGSSGGAAAAVAAGIVPLAHASDGGGSIRIPASCCGLFGLKPSRNPVLVDLPSNGELVVQHAVSRSVRDSALLLDVTTGQTLPPGAPGTFLGALDTPPGPLRIGLVVDPMLAPALSDDTRAALDDAAALVESLGHHVEPATLNIDYARAAETFLTLWATIAEEMVLGARALTGRTPKRAEFEPATWAMAVVGRRIARARLPDVLEWQRQLTVQVSGLVSRYDAILCATLAGPPVKIGELRPTPLEAAQMKLLGALPVKPLLREMLAKASDKAFAWAGCTELFNLTGQPAMSVPLYWNARGLPIGVQFVARHADEALLLKLARQLEQARPWFDRRPPLMQAQR encoded by the coding sequence ATGCACTCGGACTATCTCGCGCATGACGCGATCGGGCTTGCCACACTCGTGCGCGAGCGCCACGCGAGCCCGCGCGAACTGCTCGACGCCGCGATCGGCCAGGCCGAAGCGGTGAACGGCGCGATCAACGCGATCGTCCTGCAGGACTACGACGATGCGCGCAAGCGGGCGGAATCGGCCACCGATACCGGCACCGATGCGCCATTCGCCGGCGTCCCGTATCTCGTCAAGGATCTCGGCGCGGCGGTCGCCGGGCTGCCGTTGTCGATGGGCAGCCGCCACTATCGCTACTTCGTCCCCGCCGACGATTCGCCGGTGATCGCGCGCAGCCGCGCGGCGGGACTCAACGTGTTCGGCAAGACCAACACGTCGGAAATCGGCCAGATGCCGTACACCGAACCCGAACTGTTCGGCGCGTGCCGCAACCCGTGGAACCTCGATCACACGCCCGGCGGCTCGAGCGGCGGCGCGGCCGCGGCGGTCGCGGCCGGCATCGTGCCGCTCGCGCATGCGTCCGACGGCGGCGGCTCGATCCGGATTCCGGCGTCATGCTGCGGGCTGTTCGGCCTGAAGCCGAGCCGCAATCCGGTGCTGGTCGACCTGCCGTCGAACGGCGAACTGGTCGTCCAGCATGCGGTTTCGCGCAGCGTGCGCGACAGCGCGCTGCTGCTCGACGTGACGACCGGCCAGACGCTGCCGCCCGGTGCGCCCGGCACCTTTCTGGGCGCGCTCGACACGCCGCCCGGTCCGCTGCGCATCGGCCTCGTCGTCGACCCGATGCTCGCGCCGGCGCTTTCCGACGACACGCGCGCGGCGCTCGACGACGCGGCCGCGCTCGTCGAATCGCTCGGCCATCACGTCGAGCCGGCGACGCTGAACATCGACTACGCACGCGCGGCCGAAACCTTTCTCACGCTGTGGGCGACGATCGCCGAGGAGATGGTGCTCGGTGCGCGCGCGCTGACCGGGCGCACCCCGAAGCGCGCGGAGTTCGAACCGGCGACGTGGGCGATGGCCGTCGTCGGCCGGCGCATCGCCCGCGCGCGTCTGCCGGACGTGCTCGAATGGCAGCGCCAGCTCACCGTGCAGGTGTCGGGCCTCGTGTCGCGTTACGACGCGATCCTGTGCGCGACGCTCGCGGGGCCGCCGGTCAAGATCGGCGAGCTGCGGCCGACGCCGCTCGAAGCCGCGCAGATGAAGCTGCTCGGCGCGCTGCCGGTCAAACCGCTGCTGCGGGAAATGCTCGCGAAGGCGTCGGACAAGGCGTTCGCGTGGGCCGGCTGCACCGAGCTGTTCAACCTGACGGGCCAGCCGGCGATGTCGGTGCCGCTCTACTGGAACGCGCGCGGCCTGCCGATCGGCGTGCAGTTCGTCGCGCGTCACGCCGACGAGGCGTTGCTGCTGAAACTCGCGCGCCAGCTCGAACAGGCGCGGCCGTGGTTCGACCGGCGCCCGCCACTGATGCAGGCGCAGCGCTGA
- a CDS encoding HugZ family protein produces the protein MNIDPALAVHLLHRCALGTLATHARDPQGFPYPTVVPFAPDANHRPVILVSALAEHTRNLAADPRAGFLVVDAPGGDVLNAERATLLGRFVPLGDDPHVAARYTRYEPDAARYLALGDFTFWALAIERLRYIGGFGRMGWIDGTGLDALPPLGFDDERALWDAYDASDARRDGLDLLGVDRHGADWRCDGRRVRTPFDPMAGDAGALRERLIACARNLT, from the coding sequence GTGAACATCGATCCCGCCCTTGCCGTGCACTTGCTGCACCGCTGCGCGCTCGGCACGCTCGCGACCCACGCGCGCGACCCGCAAGGCTTCCCTTATCCGACGGTCGTACCGTTCGCTCCCGATGCGAATCACCGACCCGTGATTCTCGTGAGCGCCCTTGCCGAGCACACGCGCAATCTTGCCGCCGATCCGCGCGCGGGATTCCTCGTCGTCGACGCGCCGGGCGGCGACGTGCTGAACGCCGAGCGCGCGACACTACTCGGCCGCTTCGTGCCGCTCGGCGACGATCCGCATGTCGCCGCGCGCTACACGCGCTACGAACCCGATGCCGCACGCTACCTCGCGCTGGGTGATTTCACGTTCTGGGCGCTCGCCATCGAGCGGCTGCGCTATATCGGCGGATTCGGCCGGATGGGCTGGATCGACGGCACCGGCCTCGATGCGCTGCCGCCGCTCGGGTTCGATGACGAACGGGCGTTGTGGGACGCGTACGACGCGAGCGATGCGCGCCGCGACGGGCTCGACCTGCTCGGCGTCGATCGGCACGGCGCCGACTGGCGCTGCGACGGCCGCCGCGTGCGCACGCCGTTCGATCCGATGGCGGGCGACGCCGGCGCGCTGCGCGAGCGGTTGATTGCCTGCGCGCGGAATCTAACGTGA
- a CDS encoding H-NS family nucleoid-associated regulatory protein: MSSYKDLLAQREKLEKQIEEAKSREYAEVLNDVKQKIADYGFSLAELGLSRAKAGKVGRPRAGVAAKYRDPESGATWSGRGKPPRWIAGKNREQFAI; the protein is encoded by the coding sequence ATGTCTTCTTACAAGGACCTGCTGGCCCAGCGGGAGAAGCTGGAGAAGCAAATCGAAGAAGCGAAGTCGCGCGAATACGCCGAAGTGCTGAATGACGTGAAGCAGAAAATTGCCGACTACGGCTTTTCGCTCGCCGAACTCGGCCTCAGCCGTGCGAAGGCAGGCAAGGTGGGCCGTCCGCGCGCAGGCGTGGCAGCCAAATACCGCGATCCGGAATCGGGCGCGACGTGGTCGGGCCGCGGCAAGCCGCCGCGCTGGATCGCCGGCAAGAACCGCGAACAGTTTGCGATTTAA
- a CDS encoding branched-chain amino acid ABC transporter substrate-binding protein, producing the protein MNIKMQKLLPITAAAMLCAAAASNASADQVVKIGHVAPLTGGIAHLGKDNENGARLAVEEINAKGLTIGGQKITLQLDPQDDAADPRQATQVAQKLVDDKVVAVVGHLNSGTSIPASKIYSDAGIVQISPSATNPAYTQQGFKTTYRVVATDAQQGPALADYAHSKGIKSVAVVDDSTAYGQGLANEFEKKAKALGLKVMSHDATNDKAVDFRAILTKIKGENPDAIMYGGMDATGGPFAKQAKQLGLRAKIFAGDGVCTEKLADLAGDATDNIVCSEAGASLEKMPGGAAFKAKYEKRFGQPIQIYAPFTYDAVYIIADAMKRANSTDPAKILAAMPATKYTGVIGTTTFDSKGDLQHGVISLYNYKSGKKTLLDEVKM; encoded by the coding sequence ATGAATATCAAGATGCAAAAGCTGTTGCCGATCACCGCAGCGGCGATGCTGTGTGCTGCAGCTGCAAGCAACGCGTCCGCCGATCAAGTCGTCAAGATCGGCCACGTCGCGCCGTTGACGGGCGGCATTGCACACCTGGGCAAGGACAACGAAAACGGCGCGCGTCTCGCAGTCGAGGAAATCAACGCGAAGGGTCTCACGATCGGCGGCCAGAAGATCACGCTGCAACTCGACCCGCAGGATGACGCGGCCGACCCGCGCCAGGCCACGCAGGTTGCGCAGAAGCTCGTCGACGACAAGGTCGTCGCGGTGGTGGGCCACCTGAACTCGGGCACGTCGATCCCGGCCTCGAAGATCTACAGCGATGCGGGCATCGTGCAGATCTCGCCGTCGGCGACCAACCCGGCTTACACGCAGCAAGGCTTCAAGACGACGTACCGCGTGGTCGCGACCGATGCGCAGCAGGGCCCGGCACTCGCCGACTACGCGCACTCGAAGGGCATCAAGAGCGTCGCGGTGGTCGACGATTCGACCGCTTACGGCCAGGGTCTCGCGAACGAATTCGAGAAGAAGGCAAAGGCGCTCGGCCTGAAGGTGATGTCGCACGACGCGACCAACGACAAGGCGGTCGACTTCCGCGCGATTCTGACCAAGATCAAGGGCGAGAATCCGGACGCGATCATGTACGGCGGCATGGATGCCACCGGCGGCCCGTTCGCGAAACAGGCGAAGCAGCTCGGCCTGCGCGCGAAGATCTTCGCGGGCGACGGCGTATGCACGGAGAAGCTGGCCGATCTGGCCGGCGATGCGACCGACAACATCGTGTGCTCGGAAGCCGGTGCTTCGCTCGAGAAGATGCCGGGCGGCGCAGCATTCAAGGCCAAGTACGAGAAGCGTTTCGGCCAGCCGATCCAGATCTACGCACCGTTCACGTATGACGCCGTGTACATCATCGCCGACGCGATGAAGCGCGCGAACTCGACGGACCCGGCGAAGATCCTCGCGGCGATGCCGGCGACGAAGTACACGGGCGTGATCGGCACGACGACCTTCGACTCGAAGGGCGACCTGCAGCACGGCGTGATTTCGCTGTACAACTACAAGAGCGGCAAGAAGACGCTGCTCGACGAAGTGAAGATGTAA
- a CDS encoding septal ring lytic transglycosylase RlpA family protein, whose translation MNFRFPTRFGTIALFFALTGCAVPPSQTTGSANQKNAVNKTAAAAKADDDKQQLNFDSALASMPAADSKDAKKSSLADAEPIDGKDVSDFRQTGRASWYGRDFHGRRTANGERFNMNALTAAHRTLPLSSYIKVTNASTGKWVVVKVNDRGPFKRGRVLDLSYAAAKMIGLVHAGTGRVKIEGLSPQEAREARDEMFASLSSK comes from the coding sequence ATGAACTTTCGTTTTCCGACTCGATTCGGGACTATTGCATTATTTTTTGCGCTGACGGGCTGTGCGGTGCCACCCAGCCAGACCACCGGCAGCGCCAACCAGAAGAACGCGGTCAACAAGACGGCCGCTGCCGCGAAAGCGGACGACGACAAGCAACAACTGAATTTCGATTCCGCGCTGGCATCGATGCCGGCTGCCGACAGCAAGGACGCGAAGAAGTCGTCGCTGGCGGATGCCGAGCCGATCGACGGCAAGGACGTGTCCGACTTCCGGCAGACGGGCCGGGCATCGTGGTATGGCCGGGATTTCCACGGCCGTCGCACCGCGAACGGCGAGCGCTTCAACATGAACGCGCTGACCGCCGCGCACCGCACGCTGCCGCTGTCGTCGTACATCAAGGTAACGAACGCGTCGACCGGCAAGTGGGTCGTCGTGAAGGTCAACGATCGCGGGCCGTTCAAGCGTGGCCGCGTGCTCGACCTTTCGTATGCGGCTGCCAAGATGATCGGCCTCGTGCATGCCGGCACGGGCCGCGTGAAGATCGAAGGGCTGTCGCCGCAGGAAGCGCGCGAGGCACGCGACGAAATGTTCGCGTCGCTGTCGTCGAAGTAA
- a CDS encoding MFS transporter, with translation MSETSSRSSSDFAAPPDAHRVLALPVRQRARTATMALFFIAGMMYASWGVHVPTVRDRFALSPGLLSIALFAVAGGSIAAMLTIARWIARVGSRTACLAGGLVMSACAALILVVPDYWMLLVVLALFGYSMATLDVAMNAEASAVEIALGKPIMSSLHGMFSIGGMSGAAAGGALLSAGMAPAVHLALAAAVGAAVLLVASPAVLPHVPHHEHAHGGGNRWRSPALWMLGGIALIALIAEGAMYDWATVYMRDVVAASPALASAAYAAFSGGMAIARFAGDAVRARFGAPQLVFASASLACAGMIGALLLPNPIAALTGFTLMGLGLANMMPVLFAAAARVKGIHAAEGLAHVAGLAYFGLLFGPVVIGAVAQTANLTVGLSVVALCAALVAAVAPKVLAHLKI, from the coding sequence GTGTCCGAAACCTCCTCCCGATCGTCGTCCGACTTCGCCGCGCCGCCCGACGCGCATCGCGTGCTGGCGTTGCCGGTCCGCCAGCGTGCGCGCACGGCCACGATGGCGCTGTTCTTCATCGCCGGCATGATGTACGCGTCGTGGGGCGTGCACGTGCCGACGGTGCGCGACCGGTTCGCATTGAGCCCGGGGCTGCTGTCGATCGCGCTGTTCGCGGTCGCGGGCGGCTCGATCGCCGCGATGCTGACGATCGCGCGCTGGATCGCACGCGTCGGCTCGCGCACCGCGTGCCTCGCGGGCGGGCTCGTGATGTCCGCATGCGCGGCGCTGATCCTCGTCGTGCCCGATTACTGGATGCTGCTCGTCGTGCTCGCGCTGTTCGGCTACTCGATGGCCACGCTGGACGTCGCGATGAACGCGGAGGCGAGCGCGGTCGAGATCGCGCTCGGCAAGCCGATCATGTCGTCGCTGCACGGGATGTTCAGCATCGGCGGGATGTCGGGGGCCGCGGCCGGCGGCGCGTTACTGTCGGCCGGCATGGCGCCGGCCGTGCATCTCGCGCTGGCGGCGGCCGTCGGCGCGGCGGTGCTGCTCGTCGCGAGCCCGGCCGTGCTGCCGCACGTGCCGCATCACGAACACGCGCACGGCGGCGGCAACCGCTGGCGCTCGCCCGCGCTGTGGATGCTGGGCGGCATCGCGCTGATCGCGCTGATCGCCGAGGGGGCGATGTACGACTGGGCGACGGTCTACATGCGCGACGTCGTCGCGGCGAGTCCCGCGCTCGCGAGCGCCGCGTATGCCGCGTTCTCCGGGGGAATGGCCATCGCGCGATTCGCGGGCGACGCGGTGCGCGCGCGTTTCGGCGCGCCGCAGCTCGTGTTCGCGAGCGCATCGCTCGCGTGCGCCGGGATGATCGGCGCACTGCTGCTGCCGAACCCGATCGCGGCGCTGACGGGCTTCACGCTGATGGGCCTCGGCCTCGCGAACATGATGCCCGTGCTGTTCGCCGCCGCCGCGCGCGTGAAAGGCATTCACGCGGCCGAGGGTCTCGCGCACGTGGCCGGGCTCGCGTATTTCGGACTGCTGTTCGGTCCGGTCGTGATCGGCGCCGTCGCTCAGACCGCGAACCTCACCGTCGGCCTGTCGGTCGTCGCGCTATGCGCGGCGCTCGTCGCGGCCGTCGCGCCGAAGGTGCTCGCGCACCTGAAAATCTGA
- a CDS encoding NAD(P)H-dependent flavin oxidoreductase, producing MSARAFSTPFSERFGLRLPLVQAPMVGATTAAMVAAASSAGALGSLGAGAFEPDRLAAEVAAIRAASSRPFAVNLFVLPEAAPDAATVARALAAIDPLNATLGLPPGTAPARYAPDFRAQFDALVALRVPVASFTFGVLDAADVARLKAAGTYVIGTATHVAEGLAWQAAGADALSAQGAEAGGHRGTFIGSADDALIGTLALVPQLVDATGLPVLAAGGIMDGRGIAAALALGAQGAQLGTAFLTCAESAIAADWKARLLESADTSTQVTRAITGRHARGLRNTLMMRLGERMADVAPYPVQNALTQPLRQAAARANDGDYLSLWAGQGAPLARRRAAALTTSQLVDALDAEWRAIAA from the coding sequence ATGTCCGCCCGTGCATTTTCCACTCCGTTTTCCGAACGCTTCGGCCTGCGCTTGCCGCTCGTGCAGGCGCCGATGGTCGGCGCGACCACCGCCGCGATGGTCGCGGCCGCATCCAGTGCCGGCGCGCTCGGCAGTCTCGGCGCCGGCGCGTTCGAGCCGGATCGTCTCGCGGCCGAAGTCGCGGCGATTCGCGCAGCGAGCTCGCGTCCGTTCGCCGTGAACCTGTTCGTGTTGCCCGAGGCCGCGCCCGACGCGGCGACCGTCGCACGCGCGCTCGCGGCGATCGATCCGTTGAACGCGACGCTCGGGCTGCCGCCCGGCACCGCACCCGCACGCTACGCGCCCGACTTCCGCGCGCAATTCGACGCGCTCGTCGCGCTGCGCGTGCCGGTCGCGAGCTTCACGTTCGGCGTGCTCGATGCGGCCGACGTCGCGCGCCTGAAGGCCGCCGGCACCTACGTGATCGGCACCGCGACGCACGTCGCCGAGGGGCTCGCGTGGCAGGCGGCCGGCGCCGACGCGCTGTCCGCGCAGGGCGCCGAAGCCGGCGGCCATCGCGGTACCTTCATCGGCTCGGCCGACGATGCGCTGATCGGCACGCTCGCGCTGGTGCCGCAGCTGGTCGATGCGACCGGCCTGCCCGTGCTCGCCGCGGGCGGCATCATGGACGGTCGCGGGATCGCCGCCGCGCTCGCGCTCGGCGCGCAGGGCGCGCAGCTCGGCACCGCGTTCCTGACGTGTGCGGAAAGCGCGATCGCGGCGGACTGGAAAGCGCGGCTGCTCGAGAGCGCCGATACGTCGACGCAGGTCACGCGTGCGATCACGGGCCGCCATGCGCGCGGATTGCGCAACACGTTGATGATGCGGCTCGGCGAACGCATGGCCGACGTTGCGCCGTATCCGGTGCAGAACGCGCTGACCCAGCCGCTGCGCCAGGCAGCCGCGCGAGCGAACGACGGCGACTACCTGTCGCTGTGGGCCGGGCAGGGCGCACCGCTCGCACGGCGGCGCGCCGCCGCGCTGACGACGTCGCAACTCGTCGACGCGCTCGACGCCGAATGGCGCGCAATCGCCGCCTGA
- a CDS encoding Lrp/AsnC family transcriptional regulator: protein MEAQVTLDSFSQKILRLLQLDARRSVQEISDQVGLSSTPCWRRIKDMEQSGVIQRYTALLDREKLGLHVCALAHVHLTRHNEGGVEQFEREIATCPEVTECYSTTGEADYILKIVAPDIKAYDVFLHERIFKIPAVSQVRTSVVLREIKFDTQLPL from the coding sequence ATGGAGGCGCAGGTGACGCTCGATTCCTTTTCACAAAAAATCCTTCGCCTGTTGCAGCTCGACGCGCGCCGTTCCGTTCAGGAAATCTCCGACCAGGTCGGCCTGTCGAGCACGCCGTGCTGGCGCCGCATCAAGGACATGGAGCAGTCCGGCGTGATCCAGCGTTACACCGCGCTGCTCGATCGCGAGAAGCTCGGCCTGCACGTGTGCGCGCTCGCGCACGTGCATCTGACCCGCCACAACGAAGGCGGCGTCGAGCAATTCGAGCGCGAGATCGCGACCTGCCCCGAAGTCACCGAGTGCTACAGCACGACGGGCGAGGCCGATTACATCCTCAAGATCGTCGCGCCCGACATCAAGGCCTACGACGTCTTCCTGCACGAAAGGATCTTCAAGATTCCGGCCGTGTCGCAGGTGCGCACGAGCGTCGTGCTGCGCGAAATCAAGTTCGACACGCAACTGCCGCTGTAA
- a CDS encoding cation diffusion facilitator family transporter has protein sequence MSTFSDDAQSADKHAVARKSTLVSIVLNVVLATFQIVVGVVAHSQALIADGIHSISDLISDFVVLVANRHSGASPDADHNYGHSRYETVASLFLGAILIAVGIGMLWRAGDRLVNLENIPAVHFSALIVALTVLVSKEALFRYMLREARRVRSAMLVANAWHARSDAASSLVVAIGIIGSLAGVRLLDPIAAAIVGFMVARMGWTFGYDALQDLSDRALDTADTAEIRALLAATPGVRDVHDLRTRKMGDAALVDAHILVDPMISVSEGHYIAETARARVLRDPRVLDALIHVDPENDTARRPALALPPRAEIAARLEAALAQRGLHPAAINLHYLSTGLEIDVTLDAGAGDTDAALAGRLDVDALKRQFGARRIGFTRGLPAQA, from the coding sequence ATGTCTACGTTTTCCGACGACGCGCAAAGCGCGGATAAGCACGCGGTCGCGCGCAAGAGCACCCTCGTCAGTATCGTGCTGAATGTGGTGCTTGCGACGTTTCAGATCGTCGTCGGTGTGGTTGCACATTCTCAGGCATTGATTGCCGATGGCATCCATTCGATTTCCGATTTGATCTCGGATTTTGTCGTACTGGTTGCGAATCGCCATAGTGGTGCATCGCCGGATGCCGATCACAATTACGGACACAGCCGCTACGAGACCGTCGCGTCGCTGTTTCTCGGCGCGATCCTGATCGCGGTCGGCATCGGCATGCTCTGGCGCGCCGGCGACCGTCTCGTGAATCTCGAAAATATCCCGGCCGTCCATTTTTCCGCGTTGATCGTCGCGCTGACCGTGCTCGTGTCGAAAGAGGCGCTGTTCCGCTACATGCTGCGCGAGGCGCGGCGCGTGCGTTCGGCGATGCTCGTCGCGAACGCATGGCATGCGCGCTCGGACGCCGCTTCGTCGCTCGTCGTCGCGATCGGCATCATCGGCAGTCTCGCGGGCGTGCGGCTGCTCGACCCTATCGCCGCGGCGATCGTCGGTTTCATGGTCGCGCGCATGGGCTGGACGTTCGGCTATGACGCGCTTCAGGATCTGTCGGACCGGGCGCTCGACACCGCCGACACGGCCGAGATCCGCGCGTTGCTTGCGGCGACGCCAGGCGTGCGCGACGTACACGACCTGCGCACGCGCAAGATGGGCGATGCCGCGCTCGTCGACGCGCACATCCTCGTCGATCCGATGATCTCCGTGTCCGAAGGCCATTACATCGCGGAGACAGCGCGTGCGCGCGTGCTGCGCGACCCGCGCGTGCTTGACGCGCTGATCCACGTCGACCCGGAGAACGACACGGCACGCCGTCCGGCGCTCGCGCTGCCGCCGCGTGCCGAGATTGCGGCGCGGCTCGAGGCCGCGCTCGCGCAACGCGGGCTGCATCCGGCCGCGATCAACCTGCATTACCTGAGCACGGGGCTCGAGATCGACGTGACGCTCGACGCCGGCGCGGGCGATACCGACGCGGCGCTGGCCGGCCGGCTCGATGTCGACGCGCTGAAGCGGCAGTTCGGCGCGCGTCGGATCGGCTTCACGCGCGGGTTGCCCGCGCAGGCCTGA
- a CDS encoding MBL fold metallo-hydrolase, with amino-acid sequence MKVTLIPVTPFQQNCSLLVCEKTGRAAVVDPGGDIERIEQEIARQNVQVEKVLLTHGHVDHCAGAKALATHYGVPIVGPQEDERFWIEQLPMQSQRFGFPPAEAFEPDHWLNDGDTVQFGDETLEVYHCPGHTPGHVVFFSRAHRVAIVGDVLFAGSIGRTDFPRGNHADLVRSIKEKLWPLGDDVTFVPGHGPVSTFGDERRTNPFVSDKVFG; translated from the coding sequence ATGAAAGTCACGCTCATTCCGGTCACGCCGTTCCAGCAGAACTGCTCGCTGCTGGTCTGCGAAAAGACCGGCCGCGCCGCCGTCGTCGATCCGGGCGGCGACATCGAACGGATCGAACAGGAGATCGCGCGGCAGAACGTGCAGGTCGAGAAAGTGCTGCTCACGCACGGCCACGTCGATCACTGCGCGGGCGCGAAGGCGCTCGCGACACACTACGGCGTGCCGATCGTGGGACCGCAGGAAGACGAGCGCTTCTGGATCGAGCAACTGCCGATGCAGAGCCAGCGCTTCGGCTTCCCGCCCGCCGAGGCGTTCGAGCCGGACCACTGGCTGAACGACGGCGACACCGTGCAGTTCGGTGACGAGACGCTCGAGGTCTATCACTGCCCGGGCCACACGCCCGGCCACGTCGTGTTCTTCAGCCGCGCGCATCGTGTCGCGATCGTCGGCGACGTGCTGTTCGCCGGCTCGATCGGCCGCACCGATTTCCCGCGCGGCAATCACGCGGACCTCGTGCGCTCGATCAAGGAGAAGCTGTGGCCGCTCGGCGACGACGTGACGTTCGTGCCGGGCCACGGCCCGGTGTCGACCTTCGGCGACGAGCGCCGCACGAATCCGTTCGTATCCGACAAGGTGTTCGGATGA
- a CDS encoding exonuclease, which translates to MNQTAIPEIYVSTDVEADGPIPGPHSMLSFASAAYTEDKQLIATFSANLETLPGAQAHPVQEAWWKTEPDAWAACRRDLQSPEAALVAYVEWVEALPGKPVFVAMPAGFDFTFMFWYMMRFAGRCPFSWSALDIKTLAFAMTGLPYRKAIKPRFPKHWFDDHPHTHVALDDAIEQGALFCNMLTDLRRQQAALAGLAVGDTDRSEQAGAGQNPTDPRAN; encoded by the coding sequence ATGAACCAGACCGCCATCCCCGAAATCTACGTCAGCACCGACGTCGAGGCCGACGGCCCGATTCCCGGCCCGCACTCGATGCTGAGCTTCGCGTCGGCCGCCTATACCGAGGACAAGCAGCTGATCGCGACGTTCTCGGCGAATCTCGAGACGCTGCCGGGCGCGCAGGCCCATCCGGTGCAGGAAGCGTGGTGGAAGACGGAACCGGACGCGTGGGCCGCGTGCCGGCGCGACCTGCAGTCGCCCGAAGCCGCGCTCGTCGCGTACGTCGAGTGGGTCGAGGCGCTGCCCGGCAAGCCGGTGTTCGTCGCGATGCCGGCCGGCTTCGATTTCACGTTCATGTTCTGGTACATGATGCGCTTCGCCGGACGCTGCCCGTTCTCGTGGTCGGCACTCGACATCAAGACGCTCGCGTTCGCGATGACGGGCCTGCCGTATCGCAAGGCGATCAAGCCGCGCTTTCCGAAGCACTGGTTCGACGATCATCCGCACACGCACGTCGCGCTCGACGACGCGATCGAACAAGGCGCGCTGTTCTGCAACATGCTCACCGACCTGCGCCGCCAGCAAGCCGCGCTCGCGGGTCTCGCGGTGGGTGACACCGATCGGTCGGAGCAGGCGGGCGCGGGACAAAACCCCACGGATCCGCGCGCAAATTAG
- a CDS encoding dienelactone hydrolase family protein, whose amino-acid sequence MTAQWIDIPTGNDSFGGYLALPKRGKGPAVIIIQEIFGVNSHIRAVADQYAADGFVALAPDVFWRTQPRVELTYEGADRDKGIELMKKTDVGLAVADIGAAADALRARPEVAGKVAAIGYCFGGQLAYRAAAAAKVDAAVAYYGGGIQNTLDLAGKITQPILFHYAENDHGIPLDAVEQVKAAFAGRQNASFHLYPGAEHGFNCTDRASYNQRASALAHGRTLTFLAEHV is encoded by the coding sequence GTGACTGCCCAATGGATCGACATCCCGACCGGTAACGACAGCTTCGGCGGCTATCTCGCGCTGCCCAAGCGCGGCAAGGGCCCCGCCGTCATCATCATCCAGGAGATCTTCGGCGTGAACTCGCATATCCGCGCGGTCGCCGACCAGTACGCGGCCGACGGCTTCGTCGCACTCGCGCCGGACGTGTTCTGGCGCACGCAGCCGCGCGTCGAGCTGACCTACGAAGGCGCCGATCGCGACAAGGGCATCGAGCTGATGAAGAAGACCGACGTCGGCCTCGCGGTCGCGGACATCGGCGCGGCCGCCGACGCGTTGCGCGCGCGCCCCGAAGTCGCCGGCAAGGTTGCCGCGATCGGCTACTGCTTCGGCGGCCAGCTCGCGTACCGCGCGGCCGCGGCCGCCAAGGTCGATGCGGCGGTCGCCTATTACGGCGGCGGTATCCAGAATACGCTCGACCTCGCCGGCAAGATCACGCAGCCGATCCTGTTCCACTACGCGGAGAACGACCACGGCATCCCGCTCGACGCCGTCGAGCAGGTGAAGGCCGCGTTCGCGGGCCGCCAGAACGCGTCGTTTCATCTGTATCCGGGCGCCGAACACGGCTTCAACTGCACCGATCGCGCGTCGTACAACCAGCGCGCGTCCGCGCTCGCGCATGGCCGCACGCTGACGTTCCTCGCCGAGCACGTGTAA